DNA sequence from the Littorina saxatilis isolate snail1 linkage group LG9, US_GU_Lsax_2.0, whole genome shotgun sequence genome:
TTTGTAGATAGCTTCCATGATCTTCTCCAGAGAAATCAGCTTATGGTCGTCAAAATCGTTCAGGGCAGACATGTCACCCTTGACTTTTGTGCTGAGAGACTGACACACGTTCTTCACATGTCTCACCACCAGGTCTGCAGAGGGCTGTGGGCTGAACCCAACCCACTCATGCATGTATTGTTCCCAGTAAGAAAACTGTGAAGGATCCGCGTCACGAGACAAGAGGCATGAGCTGGTCCAGCCAAGGTACTTCTGTTTAGGTGAGAGTCCTTCAGAGAACGATATCAGCCGTGTTGGTGGATGAAACAACGGGTGGATGGACTGAAGGAGCGTACCGTCGAGAAGTTTATCGTGTGACAGGGGCACTAGGAACTTGACTTCTTTCAACTGCTTCAGAAATCTTTCGTCACGGAGCTTCATTGATGTTTTGAGGTACTTCCCTAGTTCCTCAGACTGCTGCTTTACCTTAGAGGACACAGATGTTTTTCCTGCTTCTGCAACCTGTCTGACAAAGGTGAGAAACCAGTTTTCTGACACCTCACTGACCATGCCTGCGCTCTCCAAGAACGACCTCCACTTGGCACGATGGTACGGAGAGGGAGGGAACCGTGCCTGTGGCATCATCACCTTGAATACCTTGCAGTAGGGGCTGAAGAACTGTGAGGCAGTGGAGAGAGTTCCGTCCGTCCCCTTGATGAACGGTGTCTGGCGCAGTGTGTTGAATAGACGCGTGCCGTCTGTATAGTTGAGGTAGTCTTTGATGTACTCCATGTGCCTGGGAATGGCCTCTACTGGAAGAGATGGAAGTGTTGGTAACAGATGCTGAATGTAGAACTCTTCCCTATTAGGGGTGTTTATCCCAAGCTGGTTGAACAGCTGCATCAGCCGGTTGTTTTTCTTCACCAGGGACACGCCTCTGTTGACTGACCATTCACTCAAACCATCTCGAGGAACTCCGTCAGGAAGACAGAGTagaattctttcattttcaaGGGCTATGAAGGTACCATCAGGTCTTTCAAAAAAAGGCAACAGGCGTAGTCTTGAAGCAAATGAATGCAGACAATATAACTTTGTGTAAAAGAAATCCAGAATGGCTTCAGCTTCCTTACTCGACAGAGTGTGTCCATGAACAGATGAGCTGATGAGGGCTGTCAGGAGACCTTCTGGATTTCTAACTGACGCCACGATTTGAGTGGCCAAGTCATGAAGGGCAGGCAACCTTGTGTCGAGTTTGTTGAGCGAAAGTTTGTCGAGACTGCGGTTGACAAATTCATTTTCATGAACAGCTTGTCCTGGAACGTAGACAACATGGTTTTTGTCATGGAAAGGAAACATGTAGACTTTTCTTTCCCTCACTGCTGGAATGAAACTCCACTGGTCCAGCAAACGTACATCTCTGCATACCTCATCCCTGTTTAGAGTATTCAAAAACTCCCAGAGACGACTAATCCATGCAGACACATCAAAGTCTTTCTGCTGTGAAGGTATCTCATCTAACAACAGCTCCTTGCCACAACCAAACACAGACTGGTCCAAACTCTGCGGCAATTGCTTGGCTAACGTTGCAACGTCTAGTTCCCTCAGGTAGTTTGACCCCCGTGAGTACAGGGTAAAAGACAGCAAAGCTTTATGCAGGAACAGTTCGCTGGACCCTGGCAGCAGATCATGAAAATTTGACACGATGGTGGAATCCCGAGGAGTGAAGCAATGCAGTTGTCCTGACATCCTCAAGCTGAGAGGAAGACCTTCCAGGTTTcgatgttgtttttgtataaatGTGAATATCTCACTGACTCCTTCTGCAGTTTTGAAACCTGTGTCCTCGACGGGCTTAGGGAGGTGTTTCAGGTTGCAGCTGTTCGTGTCTGAATCATCTTGATGGCAGGACTTCAGAAAGTCAACCACTGCTTTCTGATCCACAGCTTTAACACTCTGCACATTACTTGTTATGAAAGCATCGTGGATTCTGAAAGGACTTTCAATGATGTTCATGTTTAAATGCATTAGTACTTGTTTCAGCCCTGAACGAGCAGAAGGATGTCTCAAAAAGTACCCAGGGAAACCCTCAGATTTAACAGCCGGTACCCATAGCAGGCGATCCAGATCTGTTCGCACCACAGGGAACACGTCAGCTTCCCTCTCAGCAAGCAGCTTGTAGAACGATGTCATCAAACGCTTCCAGAAAGGATCAACGTCCATCTCCACATCTGGAAAGAAGTCGCAGTAATGTCTCAGTTTGTTTTGCAAGTCCCTGCACTCCAAGGGACCGCCGTGTTTCTGATATGGGCTGACAACGTCTTGCAGTCTAGGTTTTTGGGGTGTACTTTCGCTCTGTGCAAGTTTCGTTTGACTGTATGTCTTTGCGCTTTCCGTACATAACGAAGACTTTTCTTCAGAAAAGCACATGCACCTGACCTCATGAAGAGCAGTGACGTAAGCAGGAACGATGACGCTGTCAACGAGCAGCTGGTTCCATGACGTCAGTTTGTTTTCAGGCCGGGTGTCGATGTTACGTCGTGTCTCGTGATCCAGCGCAAAGCGACCGTTAACGTGCACTGGCAGGCCCGTGATTACAGGGATTGGCAGCATGCAGAAGGCCTGAAACTTTCTCTGGTTCCTTTCACCAGGAGATGATTCAGATTGTTCCCTGTTCTCTTGACGGTTGGAACAGGACGATTTATTAGTCGTAGATGACGAGGGGCGTCCACCATTATCGGCgttgatagacagacagagggcaactCCTCCTAGAGGAAGCAACTTATGCTTCTTCGCCGAATCTGCATGCTGTAATTCTGCAGACAAACTCACTGTGTTTGACAATCCAAACCTGTGAACAACCAGCCAGTCGTCTGTGTTCATGTcactgtcagacagacagcaatGTACAGCAACCTCTTTGGAGGAAAAATCAGTAAGTCCAGATAAGGAACCTTCCTTTCGCAGCTTTTTGGATTCCTGCTTCACGTGTTCGTAGAACTCTTGCTGTCTTTCGGTGTTGGTTTCGTCTGTACTGAGCTGCGTTTCATAGTCCAGTTCAACTGTTCCGTCTGCCTTTACTGTGTACACTCCGATCTTCTTGACGTTGTTCAGGAAGAGAAGACACTCGCCCATGGTTGATCGAAAGTCTTGCAGAAGCTCGTTCACCTCCTCCATGGTCGCTGCTGGCTGTCTGATTTTGGTCTTGCTTGCTCTGTCGACTGTCCTGAGTGGAAGCCTGAAGAACGTCCCTGACTCCTCCTCTGTGCTTTCAGCTGCAATGCATCAAAATGACTCTTGTGGAGTTCTACATTACTCGTCGAAAATACAACCTTAGAAGGTGCCTTTGtgtgtagatctttgtgatgagacTGCTCCTACTTAGACTTATCAAAATGTCAGTAATTCTAGTTCTTCTTCTACTGATAAAACAGCTAACAAGAAATAGTGTCTATAGGGTGAATCggatataaaaaaaacccaactaaaTAAGATTCATTAAATTTACTAACAAATTTAAAACAATAGAAAGTTAACCATGTTTATGTGTCTGGAGGAAACAAAATAATGATCTTAATGATCTTTTCAATAATCTTTTCGGGGCCTGCAAACAAAGCCGGTTTCAAATGCTGTTTTAGGAAGGTAATTTAAGGAAAAACGCAATATTTCAGTGGCTGCTGGGTGCATGCCTTGCTTccaaacattaataataatttgGAAAACATTTGACCACATAtattgggggcccggtagctcagttggtaatgcactggacttgtgatcctagggtcgcaggttcgaatccgggctggGACagatcaactttatgtgcagactcagagacggtatccatgttccaaccccgtgtcaccactgtggcacgtaaaagacctcggtcagtctgtcataagtgcaggtggctgattacacctaaacacgcatacacctgggtcgcgctactctgttgctgctagctttccactgggaggaagcgacccgaatttcccagcaatgtgACAATTacgtaatgaaaatgaaataaaaatatagGGTATTCTACAAGGTTGTTCCCAGCATCAGAGGTTTAAAGATCAGTTTGACCTGGATGGAAGATATGTATCGGTCCAAACGTCCTGGCTTTGTCCGTGTGGTAGGAACATTGACGGTCGGAAGACCCCCTACGTGTCAAAGCAATCTGACGGTTGAATGGCCAGCGGTCAGACCAAAGCGTCAGATCAAAAATGTATTCGTCAGTGACTGAAGACCGAGGTCTggaaacaaaactgtttctAAATTCATGCGAGATGTTACTGATGCTGTTTGTTATCGGTTTCAACATCAgcagcctcatcagaaagatctgcacCCGCAGGCACCTGCCTAGTTTTTTTTGGATTGCGTAATCTACAAATGTACTTGAAATAGTAAGAATAAATCATCTATAAAAGGAGATTCCCGATACAAACATGCAACAGGGAATGAAAACAAGGCCGTCAAGTACAAACGAAATCCCATTCCTGATACATTTTTAGCTTTTCTTGAAGCAAAGGGAGTAACTCTTAAAGTTAACAGTGCTATGTTCTGCAATGTTTGCTTTAAATGTGCAACCGTTTTTAATTCTCCGTTTCCATTTTGTTTGTATCGGGACAGTATCTGAATGTGACAAAAAAGTATGACAAAATATATAATGCAAGATAATGAAAGGCAGGAGCCAGAACAAATAGACCACAACATGTAATATACCtcttatgtcacacgctttccttcttggccactactaaagcaaacgtgtgcaagattgtatgttacacactttggagcatgtgcaagaacggattcaaactcgaaatcgtccctccaaaagcccaaaaatgcacacacaactttcatttctcctgctgttatcgtttcttctctttacaaattcttcaacgctgagaatactgaaaacggcagtactgtttccatacacGAAtctagctgcccttggaaagtggctcgctcacgaggcctgttggtatgaatagatctagaaggacagagtcaTGAACAGAcatgacaaagatcccgaaaagaacaaacatttcgcgcatgtagacacagaaagacgtcatgaaaaatgcgatgcttcaaaagatacagacagtGACGATGAcacataccgagacgtcattcatagttgttcggtcatttccgacaaaaagtagatctctccacaatggctgacCCTGTGTTCAGATttgtcaagcgtgagtacgcaaaacggcatgtttgttctctcctctgttgaagctgtgagacataaatgctttTCAGACTTAGTCGtctgacagagttttcttccacactcgattagctgatgtctaactcagcctgacggcttcgtttgacaatcaacgtaatctcgtgtggaagaaaacgtctgtcacacgaccaagtctgaatagcaggtaatctTGAAGGAGGAAAGGTGACTTCATACATGAGTAAGAAAAGGACAACAAAATCAGAAGTATATAAAAGGTAACCTTCAACAGAAGTGCGGCCTTTGTTATGCttctttatttgtaaaaaggGACGGGGACAGCATGAAAATGTAAGGACACATTAATTTATCTCAAATggtaaaaaaaatctttaaaaaacaCCTAACTTTCTTTAAAGGGTATGCGGCCTTTATTATGCTTACCTTTACGAAAAACAGAGACAGCATGAAAGTGTACGACTAAATCATTCAACATGGTGAAAATcaagtttgaaaaaaataaccttCTTAACGGGTAGAGCAGTCTACACGAGTACTTACCTTGTAGAAGGAACGGAGCCAGCATGTTGGAGTACTGAGCCCTGAACCTGTCTGTGACTGACAGCTGTTGTCCCGGTCGTCTGGCACGGCGACTGGCCACAAAGAAGTTGGGGTCCATCACACACAGCTTCTCGCCCAGCTTCTTCTCTTCAACCTGGTAGATAACCGCAGTGAAACACAACACTCAATCCACAAGTAAATTTAGAAGAACAAACACTCATCCGACTACCTTTCCCAGTGATGAGGTGCTTGACATTCCTGAATCCTGTGTCTCTTCTGCTTGCTTAAATAGATCAAACCGTAAATCACAGATTCTGTGTAAAGCTTTTTCTGTAAATAAAAAACAACTACAAAATATACCAGGTAAATGGCAGGATAACACGAGAAGGATTTGAACATTCACTATTGATGTCAAAAAGGTTACCTTGTCAAAATATCATATacttctttgaaaaaaatcaGTCACAGCAAAAGTGCTTACGAAAGTGAAAA
Encoded proteins:
- the LOC138977296 gene encoding sacsin-like, producing MVGPALCIFNDTSFTPRDMKGIQDLGEGSKEGDALKTGKYGVGFNAVYNLTDTPCFWTRVVPEPGHTGQVEEKKLGEKLCVMDPNFFVASRRARRPGQQLSVTDRFRAQYSNMLAPFLLQAESTEEESGTFFRLPLRTVDRASKTKIRQPAATMEEVNELLQDFRSTMGECLLFLNNVKKIGVYTVKADGTVELDYETQLSTDETNTERQQEFYEHVKQESKKLRKEGSLSGLTDFSSKEVAVHCCLSDSDMNTDDWLVVHRFGLSNTVSLSAELQHADSAKKHKLLPLGGVALCLSINADNGGRPSSSTTNKSSCSNRQENREQSESSPGERNQRKFQAFCMLPIPVITGLPVHVNGRFALDHETRRNIDTRPENKLTSWNQLLVDSVIVPAYVTALHEVRCMCFSEEKSSLCTESAKTYSQTKLAQSESTPQKPRLQDVVSPYQKHGGPLECRDLQNKLRHYCDFFPDVEMDVDPFWKRLMTSFYKLLAEREADVFPVVRTDLDRLLWVPAVKSEGFPGYFLRHPSARSGLKQVLMHLNMNIIESPFRIHDAFITSNVQSVKAVDQKAVVDFLKSCHQDDSDTNSCNLKHLPKPVEDTGFKTAEGVSEIFTFIQKQHRNLEGLPLSLRMSGQLHCFTPRDSTIVSNFHDLLPGSSELFLHKALLSFTLYSRGSNYLRELDVATLAKQLPQSLDQSVFGCGKELLLDEIPSQQKDFDVSAWISRLWEFLNTLNRDEVCRDVRLLDQWSFIPAVRERKVYMFPFHDKNHVVYVPGQAVHENEFVNRSLDKLSLNKLDTRLPALHDLATQIVASVRNPEGLLTALISSSVHGHTLSSKEAEAILDFFYTKLYCLHSFASRLRLLPFFERPDGTFIALENERILLCLPDGVPRDGLSEWSVNRGVSLVKKNNRLMQLFNQLGINTPNREEFYIQHLLPTLPSLPVEAIPRHMEYIKDYLNYTDGTRLFNTLRQTPFIKGTDGTLSTASQFFSPYCKVFKVMMPQARFPPSPYHRAKWRSFLESAGMVSEVSENWFLTFVRQVAEAGKTSVSSKVKQQSEELGKYLKTSMKLRDERFLKQLKEVKFLVPLSHDKLLDGTLLQSIHPLFHPPTRLISFSEGLSPKQKYLGWTSSCLLSRDADPSQFSYWEQYMHEWVGFSPQPSADLVVRHVKNVCQSLSTKVKGDMSALNDFDDHKLISLEKIMEAIYKHLEQQSTDTLGQLRDAAVIFFKKKKAMFSADQVVITIFPGEIVEGFVTGAPEKLGIYFDLFRRLGVCEYVTLDHFAMALDRLHSMSHGEVLNPNDLKLVAAAVDNLFSLLKRADDKDSLSRHPLFLPGEDISMMTTDHIPQVRLIDSRQLILEVNNSQQRRLKKPIKELAVFATFRRLDLKDHNLYQETALLPEPYRMKKWREVVREVPVESCKTLATEDSETRHVVDLLRSADFALVVKRLAHHQLVNKGQTLTDDDKQKIEESLKELNVLKATNLKTVLFYNGHELQETKEDRQFFVLREARDGDGSRHGSVRKVTLYIDSRQQVGMDQGKHGKFMSFVHKAVEWAVGYEFPAVLGYCLSGDLSSATEKMDDADITPYNVRQPVTPSTVFPPPGSFVPEDMHFLLDQDVYEFKPSEYVAHELHDPILDTKGSDTDDTDNDTDDTEGRDTGRAVYIFAKVMEVKAPATVVSDMRTRLLLLRYVIDVGEEELKEVEASELYKFIRRTPTAVAPFTGDTTPPPAAFSQPGASDDLKAVLKDIRRQLREIWRSMPDDKSRKRVVKRLYLKWHPDKNPDRKEFCTKVMQAILRYVSLLEGGKELISDDEDDVDSRDFADDFHGGSYHGSGFGRRRSRRRGFGHGGFGGSSFDDFFSNLSSRAQTHSSSSRNFSSSNRHDFQGSSSSPRANPQPEEGKRWLRQAEKDVEAARETLQRDTAGFNWVCYLAHQAVEKALKAVLYCRDAGHGVRNSHSICSIASCVQDDTIQSAVSTLDGIVGIHTRMRYPGVGSDYPKIPFQVYDQQAARESYNCAEQIVRRAGELFHEYRPPSPPPPPSPPPPRPRRTKQPGPSQRSIGGHHNQSLPSSSSGGRPAVAHHSPQQKAPSQQKALPSS